A part of Variovorax sp. HW608 genomic DNA contains:
- a CDS encoding glutamate-5-semialdehyde dehydrogenase — translation MNMFNVSEYMQTLGLQAKTASAQMARADAATKNKALKALARRLREAGAALADANAQDLARATAAGLSAPMVDRLKLTPKVIETVAQGCEQLAAMPDVIGEVIGMKQQPSGIRVGQMRVPIGVFGMIYESRPNVTIEAASLAIKSGNAAILRGGSEAIESNKALARLVADSLSEAGLPGAAVQLVQTTDREAVGQLIAMPAFVDVIIPRGGKGLIERISREAKVPVIKHLDGNCHVYVDDTAELDMALRIVDNAKTQKYSPCNAAEGLLVAASIADSFLPEIGAIFAAKGVEMRCDPAAGRILREALQGTGKVVDALESDWSEEYLAAVISIKVVEGVDEAIAHINHYSSHHTDAIVTRDHMNAQRFLREVDSASVMVNASTRFADGFEFGLGAEIGISTDKFHARGPVGIEGLTSLKYVVLGQGEVRS, via the coding sequence ATGAACATGTTCAACGTCTCCGAATACATGCAGACCCTCGGTCTGCAGGCCAAGACGGCGTCGGCCCAGATGGCCCGGGCGGATGCGGCCACCAAGAACAAGGCGCTGAAGGCGCTCGCGCGCCGCCTGCGCGAAGCCGGCGCGGCACTGGCCGACGCCAACGCGCAGGACCTGGCCCGCGCCACGGCAGCGGGGCTGTCGGCGCCGATGGTCGATCGGCTCAAGCTCACTCCCAAGGTCATCGAGACCGTGGCGCAGGGCTGCGAGCAGCTGGCGGCGATGCCGGACGTGATCGGCGAAGTCATCGGCATGAAGCAGCAGCCCAGCGGCATCCGGGTCGGCCAGATGCGGGTGCCGATCGGCGTCTTCGGCATGATCTACGAGAGCCGGCCCAACGTGACGATCGAGGCGGCCAGCCTCGCGATCAAGAGCGGCAATGCGGCCATCCTGCGCGGCGGCTCGGAAGCCATCGAATCGAACAAGGCGCTGGCCCGGCTGGTGGCCGATTCGCTCTCCGAGGCCGGGCTGCCGGGCGCCGCGGTCCAGCTCGTGCAGACGACCGACCGCGAGGCCGTGGGCCAGCTCATCGCGATGCCGGCCTTCGTGGACGTCATCATCCCGCGCGGCGGCAAGGGGCTGATCGAGCGCATCAGCCGCGAGGCCAAGGTGCCGGTCATCAAGCACCTGGACGGCAACTGCCACGTCTACGTCGACGACACCGCCGAACTCGACATGGCGCTGCGCATCGTCGACAACGCCAAGACCCAGAAATACAGCCCCTGCAATGCCGCCGAAGGCCTGCTGGTGGCGGCTTCGATCGCCGACAGCTTCCTGCCCGAGATCGGCGCGATCTTTGCCGCCAAGGGCGTGGAGATGCGCTGCGATCCGGCGGCGGGCCGCATCCTGCGCGAGGCGCTGCAGGGCACCGGCAAGGTGGTCGATGCGCTCGAGTCGGACTGGTCGGAGGAATACCTCGCCGCGGTCATCAGCATCAAGGTGGTCGAGGGCGTGGACGAGGCCATTGCGCACATCAACCACTACTCGAGCCATCACACCGACGCGATCGTCACGCGCGACCACATGAACGCCCAGCGCTTCCTGCGCGAGGTGGATTCGGCGAGCGTGATGGTCAACGCGAGCACGCGCTTTGCGGACGGATTCGAGTTCGGGCTCGGCGCCGAAATCGGCATCAGCACCGACAAGTTCCACGCGCGTGGTCCGGTGGGCATCGAGGGCCTGACATCCCTGAAATACGTCGTCCTCGGTCAGGGCGAAGTCAGGAGCTGA